The Actinomyces viscosus genome segment GACGGGGCTCGGGCGAGTCCTTCCAGCTGGCCTTCCACGGTCCGGGCTTCGTCGTGGTCCAGCCCAGCGAGGGCCAGCCGCGGTGGCGTCTTCCTGAACTGGGCTCCTACTACGGAGCACACGAGCACCAGCATGTGGAGGCCGACCCACAGTCGTTCAGCCTGTTTACAGCCGTTCATCCCGCTGATCGTCAAGGGCACCCAGAGCGTCCGCCGAGTCAGCACTGGGCTCGATCTCCAGCCTCAGTCTGTTCATCTCGACGGCGCACTGCTCGTTCAGCCGCAACGAGTTGAGGATCGGCAGCCTTTCGGCCGATCGAAGGAGGTCCCAAAACTGGCTGCGGCAGTTGTCGGACGTCGTAGCCAGCCTCTGCTTCGTCAGCCCACGCCCGGATCTGCCTACCGCTGATGCGACGCCCATGAAGAAGATGCTCGACCACGGCAGTACCGTACAAGAAAATCGACCATGTGGCTCTATTCTGTCACCATCAGCAGCGACAACGACCACCCAACACTCACTAACGAAAAGTCAGTGCGCCATTAAAACACAAGACGAAATGAGCCTATCGATCTTGCGGACATCGACCTGAGACCCGAGCTTGATCTTGATGTGACCAGCCCGCGTCCACAACTCGACTTCTGAGTTGATGTCAAACGTTCCCGCATTCTCGGTCGACCACATATTGATGGCACTGTAGGGCAGCGAATAGATCTCCACCTTCCGACCGGTCAGCCCTTGAGCATCACGGACGATCAACCTCTTCGACGTAAATATGGCGGAGTCTCGCATCGTCTTGAAGGCAGCATAAGGCTGCTCGCCTTGCACGAGAACCCCCATAACATCCTGAGGGATTGGAACCTCGGCCAGGAAGGTCCATGTAGCCACTGAGGCCATCTCCATGCTCACGTTTTCACCTCATCGTAAAACAAAGAACTTCGGGAACTCACCTCCCGCAGGACACGGATATGGCGGTCTTTAATCAAGCTTTTCTTGGGTTGGTGTGATGGGTAGGTGCTCGAAGTCGTAGTCGAAGGTGCGGCTGGTGATGTAGCTGGTGAATGCGGTGTAGGTTTCCTCGGGGTTGTCTCGTTGTATGTTTGAGATGTTCTTCTTGGCGGTGTTCCAGACGTGCTCTATTGGGTTGTGGTCGGGCGCGTAAGGAGGTAGGTATGGCGGTCTTTAATCAAGCTTTTCTTGGGTTGGTGTGATGGGTAGGTGCTCGAAGTCGTAGTCGAAGGTGCGGCTGGTGATGTAGCTGGTGAATGCGGTGTAGGTTTCCTCGGGGTTGTCTCGTTGTATGTTTGAGATGTTCTTCTTGGCGGTGTTCCAGACGTGCTCTATTGGGTTGTGGTCGGGCGCGTAAGGAGGTAGGTAGATCGGCCTGACGCGCTCCAGGGCCTGGCCGGGCTCATACAGGTCAGTGACCGCCTTGGCGTGGTGGAAGCCGGCGTTGTCAAGAACAACAGCGATCTTGTCGTTTGCCGTCTCGCGTACCAGACGGGCCAGGGCCAGGGTGACCTGCTCGGCGTTCTGGTTGCCCTCGATGGGGTAGACGCGCACCTGCTTGCTGGTCAGGCTCAGGGCGCCGAAGAAAGACTGGGCCGAGCGTTCTCGGTCGACATAGATCTTGGTCCGACGGCCGGTGGGCAGCCACATACGCCGGGTGACGGCCTCGTGCTCGACGCGCACCTCGTCGACGGTGTAGACCTCCCAGCCCCGGGCCAGCAGGTCGGCGACCTCCTGACGGACCTGGTCCATTCGCTCGGTGACGGCGGCCTCGTCGCGGCGCTTGTCGAAGGGGTCGGGCAGCTTGAAGCTCATCCCCACGAAGCGCAGGAGCAGCTGGTAGGAGGAGTCTGAGGCGTACTCCACGCCGAACTTGATCCGCACCACGTCACGCAGGGCCGGTACGTCCCAGAAGTCCGCCCTGATCCCGCTCTGGGCCGGTGGCCTACTCAGGATCCGCTTGAGCTGCTCCTTGTGGGCGCGGGTGAGCTTGGCGGCGTTCTCGTTGCCGGCGTGCCCAGTGACAACCGAGTGCAACCTGGAGCACCGCCAGCGGCGCAGCCAGTTGCTCACCGTCCTGCGGCTGCGGCCGACCATCTCAGCGATAACACCCGTGCCGACACCACGAGAGGCATACAAAATGGCCTCAGCCTTTAAACGCACCAGGACGAACGAGTCACCGCGTTTCTTCCACGCCAGAAGAACATCCCGCTCCTCCGCAGTCACATCAACAACCACACACACATTCTATATCGATACCCCCAAAACCACCCGACAACACAACCCCAGAAGGAAACTTTGTTTAATGCCGGCCATAGATCGGCCTGACGCGCTCCAGGGCCTGGCCGGGCTCATACAGGTCAGTGACCGCCTTGGCGTGGTGGAAGCCGGCGTTGTCAAGAACAACAGCGATCTTGTCGTTTGCCGTCTCGCGTACCAGACGGGCCAGGGCCAGGGTGACCTGCTCGGCGTTCTGGTTGCCCTCGATGGGGTAGACGCGCACCTGCTTGCTGGTCAGGCTCAGGGCGCCGAAGAAAGACTGGGCCGAGCGTTCTCGGTCGACATAGATCTTGGTCCGACGGCCGGTGGGCAGCCACATACGCCGGGTGACGGCCTCGTGCTCGACGCGCACCTCGTCGACGGTGTAGACCTCCCAGCCCCGGGCCAGCAGGTCGGCGACCTCCTGACGGACCTGGTCCATTCGCTCGGTGACGGCGGCCTCGTCGCGGCGCTTGTCGAAGGGGTCGGGCAGCTTGAAGCTCATCCCCACGAAGCGCAGGAGCAGCTGGTAGGAGGAGTCTGAGGCGTACTCCACGCCGAACTTGATCCGCACCACGTCACGCAGGGCCGGTACGTCCCAGAAGTCCGCCCTGATCCCGCTCTGGGCCGGTGGCCTACTCAGGATCCGCTTGAGCTGCTCCTTGTGGGCGCGGGTGAGCTTGGCGGCGTTCTCGTTGCCGGCGTGCCCAGTGACAACCGAGTGCAACCTGGAGCACCGCCAGCGGCGCAGCCAGTTGCTCACCGTCCTGCGGCTGCGGCCGACCATCTCAGCGATAACACCCGTGCCGACACCACGAGAGGCATACAAAATGGCCTCAGCCTTTAAACGCACCAGGACGAACGAGTCACCGCGTTTCTTCCACGCCAGAAGAACATCCCGCTCCTCCGCAGTCACATCAACAACCACACACACATTCTATATCGATACCCCCAAAACCACCCGACAACACAACCCCAGAAGGAAACTTTGTTTAATGCCGGCCATAATATCAGGAGAATCAGCGCGACCCAAACCTACGAAAATGTCCATCAGGATAGTTGGGCCAACATATCGACCATTAGGTAGAGTCCTACGGAGGCCGATACGGAGCCCGCCACCCCGACGATCACGTATCGATACCCCACTAAAGCACTAACTCCAA includes the following:
- a CDS encoding AIM24 family protein — protein: MTTCPKAGGRVRRLHQLSNAAELPQLPTFVDPQAAICWSANLQPQIKSTFKMGSLIGRGSGESFQLAFHGPGFVVVQPSEGQPRWRLPELGSYYGAHEHQHVEADPQSFSLFTAVHPADRQGHPERPPSQHWARSPASVCSSRRRTARSAATS
- a CDS encoding PH domain-containing protein, with protein sequence MEMASVATWTFLAEVPIPQDVMGVLVQGEQPYAAFKTMRDSAIFTSKRLIVRDAQGLTGRKVEIYSLPYSAINMWSTENAGTFDINSEVELWTRAGHIKIKLGSQVDVRKIDRLISSCVLMAH
- a CDS encoding IS630 family transposase, whose protein sequence is MVVDVTAEERDVLLAWKKRGDSFVLVRLKAEAILYASRGVGTGVIAEMVGRSRRTVSNWLRRWRCSRLHSVVTGHAGNENAAKLTRAHKEQLKRILSRPPAQSGIRADFWDVPALRDVVRIKFGVEYASDSSYQLLLRFVGMSFKLPDPFDKRRDEAAVTERMDQVRQEVADLLARGWEVYTVDEVRVEHEAVTRRMWLPTGRRTKIYVDRERSAQSFFGALSLTSKQVRVYPIEGNQNAEQVTLALARLVRETANDKIAVVLDNAGFHHAKAVTDLYEPGQALERVRPIYLPPYAPDHNPIEHVWNTAKKNISNIQRDNPEETYTAFTSYITSRTFDYDFEHLPITPTQEKLD
- a CDS encoding IS630 family transposase, which codes for MVVDVTAEERDVLLAWKKRGDSFVLVRLKAEAILYASRGVGTGVIAEMVGRSRRTVSNWLRRWRCSRLHSVVTGHAGNENAAKLTRAHKEQLKRILSRPPAQSGIRADFWDVPALRDVVRIKFGVEYASDSSYQLLLRFVGMSFKLPDPFDKRRDEAAVTERMDQVRQEVADLLARGWEVYTVDEVRVEHEAVTRRMWLPTGRRTKIYVDRERSAQSFFGALSLTSKQVRVYPIEGNQNAEQVTLALARLVRETANDKIAVVLDNAGFHHAKAVTDLYEPGQALERVRPIYGRH